One Parasphingorhabdus cellanae genomic region harbors:
- a CDS encoding FAD-binding oxidoreductase yields the protein MDAGIAKGQEAGGIDGLVTICGTDAVNTDEADLRYFSQDLFFEGILPLAIVSPATTDIVVKIVEFCRAQGLAIFLRGGGMSYTKAFQPTSANAIMLDFSRLSAIREISVEDGHVTVEAGCTWLALDEALAKHDRRARFWGPMSGRSATIGGSMSQGTVTFGSGTNGASANAVKSFEVVTGTGEILNTGSDGTAGTRPFNRNFGPDLTGIFANDAGALGIKTAVTLEIEPRPAQVSGLSFAYDDFDAMAKLFSDLSIRRLSSEMIAMDGDVARQNSGTPNLMEDMKAMWRIGKAAGNPLSAIGRMFRIAMGGRRFLDKAKYTAHFVIEGRDQADLKSRINAIRGFAKSGTEIVNTVPLMTRADPFPVLPVTHPDGRRMLPIHGVFPQSALHAFHQDYLSLKASFAEKMNETNVTVAEFFAGIAGIGLLYEPVFYWPDSLYDYHNRLTPDYLEGKMPEFSENLTARELVEEFVSAFNALVHQHGGTHFQIGRLYPYAENRECGAATLLRDLKTALDPDNTINPGL from the coding sequence ATGGATGCAGGGATAGCAAAAGGACAGGAAGCCGGAGGCATCGATGGGCTGGTTACCATTTGTGGCACGGATGCTGTAAATACTGACGAAGCTGACTTGCGCTATTTTTCGCAGGACTTGTTTTTTGAAGGAATTCTGCCGCTTGCAATTGTGAGCCCGGCAACGACCGATATAGTCGTCAAGATAGTTGAATTTTGCCGAGCGCAAGGTCTCGCAATCTTCCTGCGCGGTGGAGGAATGTCTTACACAAAGGCATTTCAGCCCACATCTGCCAATGCAATCATGCTTGATTTTTCCAGATTGTCAGCAATCCGGGAGATATCGGTTGAAGACGGCCACGTCACGGTGGAAGCGGGCTGCACATGGTTGGCACTGGACGAAGCTCTTGCCAAGCATGACCGGCGTGCACGATTTTGGGGACCCATGTCGGGGCGATCGGCCACAATTGGCGGTTCCATGAGCCAAGGTACGGTGACATTCGGTTCTGGCACAAATGGCGCTTCGGCCAACGCGGTGAAAAGCTTTGAGGTCGTGACCGGTACCGGCGAAATACTAAACACCGGCTCCGATGGTACGGCTGGAACACGGCCATTCAACCGCAACTTCGGACCGGATTTGACGGGTATATTTGCCAATGACGCGGGCGCGTTGGGAATTAAGACGGCGGTGACTCTTGAGATTGAGCCACGCCCGGCGCAGGTTAGCGGACTATCCTTTGCTTATGATGATTTCGATGCAATGGCGAAGCTGTTTTCGGATCTGTCCATACGCCGTCTGTCATCGGAGATGATTGCAATGGATGGCGATGTCGCGCGGCAGAATTCTGGCACGCCCAATTTGATGGAAGACATGAAAGCGATGTGGCGCATTGGCAAAGCGGCAGGCAATCCACTCTCAGCAATTGGACGAATGTTTCGCATTGCTATGGGCGGACGACGATTTCTCGATAAAGCAAAATATACCGCGCATTTTGTCATAGAAGGCCGGGACCAGGCTGATCTTAAAAGCCGGATAAATGCCATTCGCGGATTTGCCAAATCGGGGACAGAGATTGTCAATACCGTGCCGCTGATGACACGGGCAGATCCGTTTCCGGTCCTTCCCGTAACGCATCCCGACGGCCGCCGGATGTTACCGATTCATGGGGTGTTTCCTCAATCAGCATTACACGCTTTTCATCAGGATTATCTATCCCTCAAAGCCAGTTTTGCAGAAAAGATGAATGAAACGAACGTCACCGTTGCAGAATTTTTTGCCGGGATTGCGGGCATTGGCTTGCTTTATGAGCCTGTGTTTTACTGGCCGGACAGCCTGTACGACTATCATAACCGCCTTACGCCTGATTACCTTGAAGGAAAAATGCCGGAGTTTTCCGAAAATCTGACGGCACGGGAATTGGTCGAGGAGTTCGTGTCGGCTTTCAATGCGTTGGTGCATCAGCATGGCGGAACGCATTTCCAGATCGGGCGGCTCTATCCCTATGCAGAAAACCGGGAATGTGGGGCAGCCACATTGCTTCGCGATCTCAAAACGGCGCTGGATCCAGATAATACCATAAACCCGGGGCTTTAG
- a CDS encoding aldehyde dehydrogenase family protein, with translation MALITLAPETKSFIAKEQKLLIGGQWKDAGSDALIDVINPADGNRISGIGDATEADIDQAVDTARAAFESGAWPEMKPGERSRVIHKIADLMETHAEELAQLETLDNGKPINFARGDVFASIGAFRYYAGWADKIQGTTHTINLPGDHHVYTLKEPVGVVALIVPWNYPLVMAAMKLGPALAAGCTAILKPAEDTSLSALRLGELALEAGLPEGVLNIVTGYGHTVGNALINHPGIDKIAFTGSTATGKIIAHAAAENLTKVTLELGGKSPNIIMSDADLEKAIPASAMGIFFNSGQTCTAPSRIYVHEDIKDEVIAGIAAVGKSMNLANGLDEESTMGPLVSAKQFERVSAYIAEGQKEGANIASGGVRHGESGYFLEPTVIDQTRNDMTIVQEEIFGPVVVAQSFKTEEEALALANDTQYGLAGAVWTPNISTAHRMVGKIKAGIMCINAVMGADWDVPLGGYKQSGIGQENGKDGLENYLNTKTVFTAL, from the coding sequence ATGGCCTTGATCACCCTAGCCCCTGAAACCAAATCTTTTATCGCCAAGGAGCAGAAACTGCTCATTGGTGGACAATGGAAAGATGCCGGTAGTGATGCCCTGATTGACGTCATAAACCCTGCTGATGGTAACCGTATTTCGGGAATTGGCGATGCGACCGAAGCAGATATTGATCAGGCTGTTGATACCGCACGTGCCGCATTTGAAAGTGGCGCCTGGCCGGAGATGAAGCCTGGCGAACGCTCACGTGTGATCCATAAAATTGCGGACTTGATGGAGACGCATGCCGAGGAATTGGCACAGCTGGAAACACTCGATAATGGCAAACCGATTAACTTTGCCCGCGGCGATGTCTTCGCATCTATCGGAGCCTTCCGCTATTATGCAGGCTGGGCTGACAAAATTCAGGGAACAACTCACACCATAAATCTGCCGGGCGATCATCACGTCTACACCCTTAAAGAGCCCGTGGGCGTGGTGGCATTGATTGTGCCATGGAACTATCCGCTGGTCATGGCAGCAATGAAACTCGGCCCTGCATTGGCCGCCGGTTGCACCGCCATACTGAAACCGGCCGAAGACACGTCGCTTTCTGCACTTCGTCTGGGAGAGCTGGCTTTGGAAGCAGGTCTTCCCGAAGGGGTATTGAATATCGTGACCGGTTATGGTCACACGGTTGGCAATGCTTTAATCAATCATCCCGGTATTGATAAAATTGCATTCACCGGCTCTACTGCAACAGGTAAGATCATTGCTCACGCAGCGGCCGAGAATCTGACGAAAGTCACCCTGGAGCTGGGCGGAAAATCACCCAATATCATCATGTCCGATGCGGACCTTGAAAAAGCCATTCCAGCATCTGCCATGGGTATATTCTTCAATAGCGGTCAGACCTGCACGGCACCATCACGCATTTACGTCCATGAAGATATCAAAGACGAGGTTATCGCTGGTATCGCCGCTGTTGGTAAATCGATGAATCTTGCCAATGGTCTGGATGAAGAGAGCACCATGGGTCCCTTGGTATCCGCCAAACAGTTTGAGCGGGTCAGCGCCTATATCGCAGAAGGCCAGAAAGAAGGTGCGAATATCGCGTCAGGCGGCGTTCGTCATGGCGAAAGCGGCTATTTTCTGGAACCAACGGTTATCGATCAGACCAGAAATGACATGACAATTGTGCAGGAAGAAATCTTTGGTCCTGTTGTCGTCGCACAAAGTTTCAAGACCGAGGAAGAAGCACTCGCCTTAGCCAACGACACCCAATACGGTCTGGCCGGAGCCGTATGGACGCCAAATATCTCTACCGCGCACCGTATGGTCGGCAAGATCAAAGCCGGTATCATGTGTATCAACGCGGTCATGGGGGCGGATTGGGATGTGCCGCTCGGTGGTTACAAACAGTCAGGCATTGGCCAGGAAAACGGCAAAGACGGCCTGGAAAACTACCTCAACACGAAAACGGTATTCACTGCCCTATGA
- a CDS encoding FAD-dependent monooxygenase encodes MIDANTKIAIVGGGIGGLVAGIALQKAGFNPVIYERAPEFGEVGAGISISPNATLGLESLGFTDYLNANANEPLEQRLYHGETGELLKTFDRRDCRETYKAAYCQLHRADLLNMLIDAFGRSNCAMNHALAAIDSRADGVTLTFEDGSIAEADVVIAADGLRSIIRDSLFDSDPPEFSGHVAWRALVPAEKLGPKSVDRLNINHLGTGRNIVSYPVRGSELVNIVALTKAEAWAEESWNAKAEKSELAAHYEGWADYVMELLEAIPGDELYRWGLFIRKPLENWVSGRTALLGDAAHPMLPYMGQGASCAIEDGVILGRAFAAAKTVDEALKIYADSRIERASLLQSESNLGGERLQTIDPYAFRNTPIKNEDALGIFAYDPATVPLVK; translated from the coding sequence ATGATTGATGCAAACACCAAAATTGCGATTGTTGGCGGCGGTATTGGGGGATTGGTGGCCGGTATCGCGCTTCAGAAAGCTGGATTTAATCCAGTCATATATGAACGTGCGCCGGAATTTGGCGAAGTGGGGGCAGGTATTTCCATCTCACCCAATGCGACGCTCGGTTTGGAATCTCTCGGCTTCACTGATTATTTGAACGCCAATGCCAATGAGCCCCTGGAACAGCGACTATATCATGGCGAGACCGGAGAATTGCTCAAGACTTTTGATCGCCGCGATTGCCGAGAGACATATAAAGCGGCCTATTGTCAGCTACACCGAGCTGACCTGCTCAATATGCTGATAGATGCTTTTGGCCGAAGCAATTGCGCAATGAATCATGCGCTTGCCGCAATCGACAGTCGTGCAGATGGCGTTACGCTGACTTTTGAGGATGGCAGCATCGCCGAAGCCGATGTTGTGATCGCCGCCGATGGGTTGCGGTCGATCATCCGGGACAGCTTGTTCGACTCCGACCCACCGGAATTTAGCGGGCATGTGGCATGGCGCGCGCTGGTGCCAGCAGAGAAGCTGGGGCCAAAATCCGTTGATCGACTGAATATCAATCATTTGGGCACGGGGCGGAATATTGTCAGCTATCCGGTGCGCGGGAGCGAGCTCGTCAATATTGTCGCGCTGACCAAGGCTGAAGCCTGGGCTGAAGAAAGCTGGAACGCAAAGGCGGAGAAGAGCGAGCTGGCGGCGCATTACGAAGGCTGGGCAGATTATGTGATGGAGCTGTTGGAGGCGATACCCGGTGATGAATTATATCGCTGGGGTCTGTTCATTCGCAAACCGCTTGAGAACTGGGTGAGCGGGCGCACCGCTTTGTTGGGCGACGCTGCTCATCCGATGCTGCCTTATATGGGGCAGGGTGCATCCTGCGCGATTGAAGACGGGGTCATTCTTGGGCGTGCTTTTGCCGCTGCGAAAACAGTGGATGAAGCGCTCAAAATCTATGCCGATAGCCGGATAGAACGCGCTTCCCTCTTGCAATCCGAATCCAATCTGGGTGGCGAGCGGTTGCAAACTATTGATCCCTACGCCTTTCGGAATACCCCGATCAAGAATGAGGACGCATTGGGTATTTTCGCCTATGATCCCGCCACCGTACCTTTGGTCAAATAG
- a CDS encoding MFS transporter, whose translation MTSVSPAIDLETTGPSISPDDTAYSPLRSWLVVAALSFAAIVSYIDRQIINLLVDPIKIDLGLSDVQISLLQGFSFALLYAVMAIPLAWIADRYNRKWVILGGLICWSAATFGSGLAMGFVFLFFARMFVGIGEATLSPAGFSMISDYFPKEKLPAAIGVFTGTGFIGSGLALVIGGYLYAQLEAIGSITLPFGTFKPWQMTFFAVSLLSVPVFFCLLLIREPARKDGNVVLADDDAPPALEILSFIRNNALVFFPLFFGFSCFAAAQFGIGAWAPSYFIRVHEWTQLEVGQFFGPVVMFGGVTGVVAGGFAAEKMLAAGIKDATLRLPIIAILCALPFAIAFPLVSSPWVALALLALVLFFGTVPFGAGVATFPLITPNRMRAQVIAVYLLIANLLGYSAGPLLVAWLTDYVFGSPTAIDQSLALAPPATMIIGLVLVWCAFKPYRNMVEKTAMESN comes from the coding sequence ATGACTTCAGTTTCACCCGCAATCGATTTGGAAACGACCGGCCCGTCGATATCGCCAGACGATACCGCCTATTCCCCATTGCGTTCTTGGCTGGTTGTGGCAGCACTCTCTTTTGCCGCAATCGTGAGTTATATCGACCGGCAAATTATCAATCTGCTGGTGGATCCGATAAAGATCGATCTTGGTCTTAGCGATGTCCAGATTAGCTTGTTACAGGGCTTTTCCTTCGCCTTGCTATACGCAGTCATGGCTATTCCACTGGCGTGGATCGCCGACCGTTATAACCGAAAATGGGTAATATTGGGCGGCTTGATCTGCTGGTCTGCAGCAACATTTGGCAGCGGCCTCGCCATGGGCTTTGTCTTTCTCTTTTTCGCAAGAATGTTCGTAGGGATCGGCGAGGCAACCCTGTCACCCGCTGGATTTTCAATGATAAGTGACTATTTTCCCAAAGAAAAACTGCCTGCCGCCATCGGTGTTTTTACCGGTACCGGCTTTATCGGATCTGGTCTGGCTCTTGTAATCGGCGGCTATCTCTACGCACAATTGGAAGCGATAGGATCGATTACGCTGCCTTTCGGGACGTTCAAGCCGTGGCAAATGACATTCTTTGCCGTATCCCTGCTCAGTGTTCCGGTTTTCTTTTGCCTGTTGTTGATCCGCGAACCCGCCCGCAAAGATGGCAATGTCGTTCTTGCCGATGATGACGCCCCGCCAGCTTTGGAAATATTGAGCTTTATCCGCAACAATGCCCTTGTTTTCTTTCCGCTGTTCTTCGGCTTCTCCTGTTTTGCAGCAGCCCAGTTTGGTATCGGCGCATGGGCACCAAGCTATTTCATTCGGGTTCATGAATGGACTCAACTGGAAGTCGGTCAATTTTTTGGGCCAGTAGTGATGTTTGGCGGCGTAACCGGCGTTGTCGCAGGCGGTTTTGCTGCAGAGAAGATGCTGGCTGCGGGGATAAAGGACGCAACGTTGCGGTTGCCGATAATCGCGATATTGTGCGCGTTGCCCTTCGCAATCGCTTTCCCGTTGGTGTCATCGCCATGGGTTGCACTGGCCCTGCTGGCCCTAGTGCTGTTTTTTGGAACTGTTCCTTTTGGCGCCGGTGTTGCAACATTCCCGTTGATCACCCCTAATCGCATGCGGGCGCAGGTTATTGCCGTCTATCTGCTAATCGCCAATTTACTTGGCTATTCTGCTGGACCGCTGTTGGTGGCGTGGCTGACAGATTATGTTTTCGGATCGCCTACTGCCATTGACCAGTCGCTTGCACTAGCGCCGCCCGCTACGATGATCATTGGCTTGGTTTTGGTATGGTGCGCATTCAAACCGTATCGCAATATGGTAGAAAAAACCGCAATGGAGTCTAATTGA